ATTTCACAGGATCTTCGGCGGATTGAAGCAGCATTAGAGCTGCTCATTCACCAACTTTGGTTGTCTGAGATTGACGAAGCATCACTACTGAAGGCGGATATCGAGCGCCTGCTCGAATAGCCGCCAATTTAAAACCGGGGGCTCAGATTTATTCTGAGCCCCCGGTTCCTTTACACGTTTACCAGTTGCCATATTGCGTCGCTGGCGGCTCGCCTCCACTCAGCAGGGCGTCGATTGAGGCGGCCACGCTCGGATGAACCAGCCACCTGTTCTTGGCCCGGATCTCCACGGCCACGTCGAAGATGGGGCGGGAGCGCCGCTGGCCCGCTGCCAGATCGAGGTCGCCCAGCAGCGGGTGCAGCACCGGGTTTTCCAGTACGTCCTGAAAGACCCGGCCGTGGGCGGTGGCGATCACGTGGACGCCGCGCCGCCCGGCGGTCTGCAGCACCGCCACATCGCCGTGGTAGCCGATCTCGTCGCACACCAGCACCTCGGGGCCGTGGTTGGCGATGGCCTGCATGATCACGGCGGCCTGCCGATCGGGGCTGGCCACCTGCATGCGCCGGGCCGACCCCAGCCCCGGGTGCACCAGCTTGCCGTCGCCGCCGATTTCGTTCGAGGTGTCGATGACGATCACGCGGGGGCCGCGCCGCTCGGCCAGGATGCGAACCATGTCGCGCAACAGGGTGGTCTTGCCCACGCCGGGCGGGCCGATCAGCATCACCCCCTGGTCGCCGTCCACGTACTGGCGCAGCGGCTCGGCCACGCCATGTACCATGCGGGCCACGCGTAGGGTCAGGCCGTCGAGGCTGTCGTAGCGGTCGCGCTTGGCGCTGATCCGGTGCAGGGTGCGCTCGATGCCCAGGCGGTTGTCGGCGCGGAACTGCCCCGCCCGGTCGACCACATAGTCGATGTCGCGCTCCTCGACCTCCCGGTCGCTGAAGATATGCCGATCGCCCGCCCGCAGCGCCAGGGGCTTGCCCAGATCCATGGCGATCTCTTCCAGGCCGTCCTGATGCTGCTCGGCCACCATCCGGATCCAGCCGGGCAGCAGGCGCAGCAAGGGCTCAGCACCGTCGATGGCCGGGATCCCCGCGGCAGACGACCCGGAAGCGGGAAACCCGGTGGCGGTCATGGCGGGCGCTTCCCGGTGCAGGGCCGTGAGGTCGCGGGGGGGCGGGGGGGTGCCGGGCTGGATGTGGGCGGTCATCGGATCGGCGCGGTGGGCTCAGCCGTCGGCGCGCCCTTGCCCGGTTCACCAAGCGCGGACGACGGGCTGGTGGAGGTCTGGGCCGCCAATGGCTGAGCCGCTGAGGTCTGGGCAGCGGCGGCCAGGCCCATGCGGATCAGCCGAAGTTCACGGGCCATCTCCTCGAAGCGGGTGTTGGCCTG
The sequence above is drawn from the Deinococcus koreensis genome and encodes:
- a CDS encoding AAA family ATPase, giving the protein MTAHIQPGTPPPPRDLTALHREAPAMTATGFPASGSSAAGIPAIDGAEPLLRLLPGWIRMVAEQHQDGLEEIAMDLGKPLALRAGDRHIFSDREVEERDIDYVVDRAGQFRADNRLGIERTLHRISAKRDRYDSLDGLTLRVARMVHGVAEPLRQYVDGDQGVMLIGPPGVGKTTLLRDMVRILAERRGPRVIVIDTSNEIGGDGKLVHPGLGSARRMQVASPDRQAAVIMQAIANHGPEVLVCDEIGYHGDVAVLQTAGRRGVHVIATAHGRVFQDVLENPVLHPLLGDLDLAAGQRRSRPIFDVAVEIRAKNRWLVHPSVAASIDALLSGGEPPATQYGNW